From the Chitinophaga lutea genome, the window CCACCCGCGAGCTTGCCGTGCAGATTGCACAAACGCTCGAAGGGATGAGCTATTTTACCAATATCAGCTCCATTGCCGTTTACGGCGGGGGCGACGGCGCGTCTTTCGCCGTGGAGAAAAAAGCCCTCTCGACAGGGGCGGACATTGTGATTTGCACTCCCGGCCGCATGATCGCCCATCTCAACATGGGTTATGTGAAGCTCCAGGGGCTCAAATACCTGGTGCTGGATGAGGCCGACCGGATGCTCGACATGGGTTTTCATGACGATATTGAAAAGATCATTTCGTTCCTGCCCAAAGAGCGGCAAACCCTCCTGTTCTCGGCTACCATGCCGGACAAGATGCGTAAACTCGCCATGAAGATCCTGAAAGATCCCGCGCAGGTCAACATCGCCATTTCCAAACCGCCTGAGAAAATCAAGCAGGAAGCGTTTGTGGTGAATGAAGACCAGAAGGTGCCGCTGGTGAAACACATCCTCAGCAGCCGTAAAACGGAAAGCGTGATCGTGTTCTGCTCCCGCAAACAAAGTGTGAAGCAGCTCACCGCCGTGCTGAAACGCGCCAAATTCTCCGTGGAGGAAATCCATTCCGACCTGGAGCAGGACAAACGAGAGCAGGCGCTGCTCGACTTCCGCAACCACAAACTGAACGTGCTGGTGGCCACAGACATTCTGAGCCGCGGCATCGACATAGAAGACATTGACCTGGTGATCAACTTCGACGTACCCAACGACGGGGAAGATTACGTACACCGCATCGGGCGTACCGCCAGGGCCGCTTCAGACGGCACGGCCTACACCTTCATCGCTCCCAAGGAGCAGCACCGCTTCGCCCGTATCGAGCAGCTGCTGGGCCATGAAGTGACCAAAGCGCCCGTACCCGAAGAACTGGGGCCTGCCCCCGCATACCAGCCCAAAACCCGCAAAGGCGGAGGAGGCGGTGGCGGTGGCCAGCACGGCGGAGGTGGCGGCAAACGCCACAAACCCGGCGGCGGTAAAAAAAGAAATCATCACCCGGAAAGAACGAACCGCCCGGAACGAAAAAACAAGCCGTAAGCATTGCTTACGGCTTGTTTTTTTATGTATGCCGCTTGTGCGGCTTATTGATATTTCATCTTCACGATCCGGTTCGCCGAGCGGAAATCGAACTGTGTGAAACTGCCCACCATCAGCGCGGCTTTCTGGCCTACCATGGGTATCACCTGTTCCACAAAACCGTTGGTGATGCCCCCATTGGAGTTGTAAGACTTATGCACGGCGCCTTCCGCCGTCAATACCACGAAGTTGTTGCGGCTCACGCCGGCAAACTTGCGGAAAATACCTGCCACCAGGAGCTCTCCGCCCGGCAGCCGGTTGATTTTCAGGGCATACCCGTCGGCGCCATCCCCTACATTAAAAGTGGGATCGATCGCGCCGTTGGCTTCCAGCCGCACCAGGCCGATCGCCTTTGCGCCGTTAAAGCGGGTAAACCGGCCTGCGCAGATGATCTTGCCGTCCGGCTGCACCAGCATGTCAAAAATCACCAGGTCCGCGCCCGAGCCGGGATTAAAGGATTGATCCAGCGTACCGTCCGGGTTGAGGCGGGCGATATGCGGCGCCGGCTGGCCGCCATAGGTGGTGAAGTTACCCGCGATCAGCAACTTGTCGTCCGGCAACAGTACGGCACTGCTGATGGGCGCATTGACAGTCACTTTGCCCTGGTGATTGGCCAGGTCGTAGTGGTACGACGAGTCCAGTTCCCCGTCCGGATGCAGGCGGGCAATCTGGAACACCGCCGTGGAGTCGAGATGCATCGAATCGGTTTTCAGTTCAACCGTCTGCAGTTTGTAGTTCGGCTTCACGTAGAACTTGAAATCGCCCACGACCATTATTTTTCCGTCTTTCTGTAAAAATATCTCGCGAACGCCACCCCTGAAACCGCCTGCCAGGGCAGACGTGGCTACCGTGGCGCCGGAAGGCCGGAGTACAGACACGTTGTCCACTCCCCCGTTGGTGTTCACCTTGGCGATGCAGTGCACGTTCGTCACCTGGTCGTAGCCGGAGAAGCTGCCGCCTATCAGGTACTTTTTTTCGTCGGGCAGATAAACCATCGGCCGGATGTACCCGCCGGTGGGCCCGAGATTCTCCCCGTAAGTATAGGTACGGTCCAGCGTACCGTCTGCATTGATGCGCGCAAGGCGGTTCACGCCGCCTTTGATTGCGGAGTTGTCGTATTCGGTGAAGCTGCCGGCGATCATGTACTTGTCTCCCGGCACGGGCATCACGTTCAGGATTTGCCCATTGGCTCCCCTGAAACCGGGGTACACCGTATCCATCTGCAAGGGGCCGAGCACCGGGAAAAAGGGCCCGTAATAGAATTCCTGCCCTACCTGTGCGGACACCGCGCCGGTGCTGCCCAGTTCCGGTATACGC encodes:
- a CDS encoding DEAD/DEAH box helicase codes for the protein MYFDEFDFDDDLLDGIDAMGYTTATPVQEQVIPIILSGRDLIASAQTGTGKTAAFLLPTMQNLLTHTHDAHQINSMIIVPTRELAVQIAQTLEGMSYFTNISSIAVYGGGDGASFAVEKKALSTGADIVICTPGRMIAHLNMGYVKLQGLKYLVLDEADRMLDMGFHDDIEKIISFLPKERQTLLFSATMPDKMRKLAMKILKDPAQVNIAISKPPEKIKQEAFVVNEDQKVPLVKHILSSRKTESVIVFCSRKQSVKQLTAVLKRAKFSVEEIHSDLEQDKREQALLDFRNHKLNVLVATDILSRGIDIEDIDLVINFDVPNDGEDYVHRIGRTARAASDGTAYTFIAPKEQHRFARIEQLLGHEVTKAPVPEELGPAPAYQPKTRKGGGGGGGGQHGGGGGKRHKPGGGKKRNHHPERTNRPERKNKP
- a CDS encoding IPT/TIG domain-containing protein; its protein translation is MMRRTIHKGFIGSIAAVALLAACQKESVNSDGGSPYGEPVLPAISFAEERALTPGKGFANDEITIKGKGFLAVKDRLVIQFGGTAGTIVSVTDSTVKVRIPELGSTGAVSAQVGQEFYYGPFFPVLGPLQMDTVYPGFRGANGQILNVMPVPGDKYMIAGSFTEYDNSAIKGGVNRLARINADGTLDRTYTYGENLGPTGGYIRPMVYLPDEKKYLIGGSFSGYDQVTNVHCIAKVNTNGGVDNVSVLRPSGATVATSALAGGFRGGVREIFLQKDGKIMVVGDFKFYVKPNYKLQTVELKTDSMHLDSTAVFQIARLHPDGELDSSYHYDLANHQGKVTVNAPISSAVLLPDDKLLIAGNFTTYGGQPAPHIARLNPDGTLDQSFNPGSGADLVIFDMLVQPDGKIICAGRFTRFNGAKAIGLVRLEANGAIDPTFNVGDGADGYALKINRLPGGELLVAGIFRKFAGVSRNNFVVLTAEGAVHKSYNSNGGITNGFVEQVIPMVGQKAALMVGSFTQFDFRSANRIVKMKYQ